In Topomyia yanbarensis strain Yona2022 chromosome 2, ASM3024719v1, whole genome shotgun sequence, one DNA window encodes the following:
- the LOC131685236 gene encoding uncharacterized protein LOC131685236 translates to MIRLKRASFCCAVSILALVIAVTDSMHIPEDMEIMEGYDLESAGTEINPEDDFYEQRSLLEPFFSRAIRDKREVPYRVLESPGLKSHFRQPYYDDDLRNKDVQQSRKRSRRSVEADTVTATEPPKPTEELPNPEKQTLHQRTIEAWGKTPYKVKQPVEEESDSEPEASMMSEGIKARAPRVNFITQKKSHSDSSETREDKVIPELYRKPLARLYYEYPSIPRIYDSFPAHSQSPMYPKIYNKYDEYHRDMMDRMHPPAPHRYDTYYQRRYDTDYDSYFPRYSFPGYYYYPDKRFDVPSYYRDRNYLLTNDVMDPPPIPQIHLPTRNRRIIYYANLPEIVRTPPNVDLRYRNYNKFGNRFDPFYPTKAPMSSYKAPSTSKYDERNPGDRKEDKYVSSTPIKIVREIAAQQESPGASGNLAGRRQYTVNGVGGSSARSNSYSDGDHHDQDRSYFGRYH, encoded by the coding sequence ATGATACGCCTCAAAAGAGCATCGTTCTGCTGTGCGGTTTCAATACTAGCCCTCGTAATTGCCGTCACGGACTCGATGCACATCCCGGAAGACATGGAAATTATGGAAGGGTACGATTTGGAATCGGCTGGAACGGAAATTAATCCGGAGGACGATTTCTACGAGCAGCGTAGTCTGTTGGAACCATTCTTCTCTCGTGCGATCCGAGACAAGCGGGAGGTTCCCTATCGCGTTCTGGAATCACCGGGATTGAAAAGTCATTTCAGACAGCCGTACTACGATGATGATTTGAGGAATAAAGATGTTCAACAATCTCGGAAACGAAGTCGTCGAAGTGTTGAAGCTGACACAGTTACCGCAACAGAGCCGCCGAAACCTACAGAAGAGCTACCGAACCCAGAAAAGCAGACACTGCATCAGCGAACCATAGAGGCATGGGGTAAAACACCATACAAGGTGAAGCAGCCGGTGGAAGAGGAATCGGATTCAGAACCGGAAGCTTCTATGATGAGCGAAGGGATAAAGGCTAGAGCTCCAAGGGTAAATTTTATCACGCAGAAGAAATCGCACAGTGATTCATCGGAGACTCGCGAAGATAAAGTCATTCCGGAGTTGTATCGTAAGCCGTTAGCTAGATTGTATTACGAATACCCAAGTATACCGAGAATATACGATTCTTTTCCGGCGCATTCCCAGTCCCCGATGTACCCGAAAATCTACAACAAATACGACGAATATCACCGAGATATGATGGATCGAATGCATCCACCAGCTCCGCATCGCTACGACACCTACTACCAGCGTAGATACGACACCGATTACGATTCATACTTCCCGAGATACTCATTCCCCGGCTACTACTACTACCCGGACAAGCGGTTCGACGTCCCCTCGTACTACCGTGACCGCAACTATCTTCTAACGAACGATGTCATGGATCCACCGCCTATTCCACAGATACACCTCCCGACACGCAACCGACGCATCATCTACTACGCCAATCTGCCGGAAATCGTGAGAACTCCCCCGAACGTGGATCTGCGCTATCGCAACTACAACAAATTCGGCAATCGTTTCGATCCGTTCTATCCGACGAAAGCACCAATGAGTTCGTACAAGGCACCATCCACCAGCAAGTATGACGAGCGAAATCCAGGCGATCGTAAGGAGGATAAGTACGTCAGTTCTACACCGATCAAGATCGTGCGGGAAATCGCCGCCCAGCAGGAATCACCGGGAGCGTCGGGAAACTTGGCCGGTCGTAGACAGTATACGGTGAATGGTGTTGGAGGATCCAGTGCCCGGTCCAATAGCTATTCGGATGGAGATCATCACGACCAGGATAGGTCTTATTTTGGTAGATACCATTGA